Proteins from one Enterobacter bugandensis genomic window:
- the pabC gene encoding aminodeoxychorismate lyase produces the protein MFLINGLEQETLPASDRAIQFGDGCFTTARILDGEVSLLDAHIRRLQKACEKLLIPFMQWDILEREMRRLASGNTNGVLKVILSRGSGGRGYSGSACQHPTRILSVSAYPAHYARWREEGVTLTLSPVRLGRNPMLAGIKHLNRLEQVLIRTHLEQTDADEALVLDSEGFITECCAANLLWRKGREVFTPSLEQAGVNGIMRQFCLQQLAHAGFRVVEVNAKEEALLSADEVVICNALMPVIPVRAYGQQRWSSRELFTFLAPICEQIKKS, from the coding sequence ATGTTTTTAATTAATGGCCTTGAGCAAGAAACGCTGCCGGCAAGCGACAGGGCAATCCAGTTTGGCGATGGTTGTTTCACCACTGCGCGTATTCTTGACGGTGAGGTGAGCCTGCTTGACGCCCATATCCGTCGTTTACAAAAAGCCTGCGAGAAATTGCTGATTCCCTTCATGCAGTGGGACATTCTCGAGCGCGAGATGCGCCGGCTGGCGTCAGGTAATACAAACGGCGTTTTAAAAGTTATTCTTAGCCGCGGCAGCGGCGGGCGAGGGTACAGCGGTTCCGCCTGTCAGCATCCCACGCGTATTCTTTCCGTGTCAGCGTATCCTGCTCACTATGCGCGCTGGCGTGAGGAGGGGGTAACGCTGACGCTGAGCCCGGTACGGCTGGGGCGAAACCCTATGCTCGCCGGAATAAAACATCTTAACCGCCTTGAACAGGTGCTTATTCGTACTCATCTTGAACAGACGGACGCCGATGAGGCGCTAGTCCTTGACAGCGAAGGGTTCATTACGGAATGCTGTGCGGCTAATTTACTCTGGCGGAAGGGCCGTGAGGTCTTCACCCCTTCGCTGGAGCAGGCTGGGGTTAACGGCATCATGCGCCAGTTTTGTTTGCAACAGCTGGCACATGCAGGCTTTCGCGTTGTCGAAGTAAACGCGAAGGAAGAGGCGCTGCTGTCCGCCGATGAAGTTGTGATCTGCAATGCGCTGATGCCTGTTATACCCGTTCGGGCGTATGGTCAACAGCGCTGGTCTTCGCGAGAGCTCTTTACGTTTTTAGCCCCGATATGTGAGCAAATCAAAAAGTCATGA
- the yceG gene encoding cell division protein YceG, whose amino-acid sequence MKKMLRFVLLLIVALGIAGGAGVWKVRQLADSKILIKDETIFTLKAGTGRMALGEQLYGDKIINRPRVFQWLLRIEPELSHFKAGTYRFTPGMTVREMLQLLESGKEAQFPLRFVEGMRLSDYLKQLRDAPYIKHTLKDDRYETVAEVLKFEHPEWVEGWFWPDTWMYTAGTTDVAILKRAHKKMVEAVDSAWEGRMDGLPYQDQNQFVTMASIIEKETAVAAERDRVASVFINRLRIGMRLQTDPTVIYGMGESYAGKISRKDLETPTAYNTYVINGLPPGPIATPSEASLKAAAHPAKTPYLYFVADGKGGHTFNTNLASHNRSVQDYLKALKEKNAQ is encoded by the coding sequence ATGAAGAAAATGTTGCGCTTTGTCCTTCTCCTGATTGTTGCGCTGGGTATTGCCGGCGGAGCGGGAGTATGGAAGGTTCGCCAGCTGGCGGACAGTAAAATCCTGATTAAAGACGAGACGATTTTTACCCTGAAAGCCGGTACCGGGCGGATGGCGCTGGGCGAGCAGCTTTACGGGGATAAAATCATCAACCGTCCACGCGTGTTCCAGTGGTTATTGCGTATCGAGCCTGAACTGTCTCACTTCAAGGCTGGTACCTATCGCTTTACGCCCGGCATGACCGTCAGAGAGATGCTGCAGCTGCTTGAAAGCGGTAAAGAGGCACAGTTCCCGCTGCGCTTTGTTGAAGGGATGCGCTTAAGCGATTACCTCAAGCAGCTGCGTGATGCGCCTTACATCAAGCACACGCTAAAAGACGATCGCTATGAGACGGTCGCCGAGGTGCTGAAATTTGAACATCCTGAGTGGGTGGAAGGCTGGTTCTGGCCAGACACCTGGATGTATACGGCGGGCACGACCGATGTGGCGATTCTTAAACGGGCACACAAAAAGATGGTTGAGGCAGTTGATTCCGCCTGGGAAGGGCGCATGGACGGTCTGCCTTATCAAGATCAAAACCAGTTTGTGACAATGGCCTCGATCATTGAGAAAGAGACGGCCGTGGCGGCCGAGCGCGACCGGGTCGCGTCGGTATTTATCAACCGCCTGCGCATCGGCATGCGTCTGCAAACCGACCCGACCGTTATCTACGGCATGGGCGAGAGCTATGCCGGTAAGATCTCCAGAAAAGATCTGGAGACGCCAACCGCGTATAATACCTACGTGATTAACGGCTTACCGCCGGGCCCGATAGCCACGCCGAGCGAGGCTTCGCTCAAAGCCGCCGCGCACCCGGCCAAAACACCGTACCTCTATTTTGTGGCTGATGGAAAAGGGGGACATACCTTTAACACCAACCTTGCCAGCCATAATCGCTCTGTTCAGGACTATCTGAAGGCACTTAAGGAAAAAAATGCGCAGTAA
- the tmk gene encoding dTMP kinase, which yields MRSKYIVIEGLEGAGKTTARNVVVDTLKSLGVADMVFTREPGGTQLAEKLRSLVLDIKSVGDEVITDKAEVLMFYAARVQLVETVIKPALADGKWVIGDRHDLSTQAYQGGGRGIDQAMLATLRDAVLGDFRPDLTLYLDVTPEVGLRRARARGELDRIEQESFDFFNRTRARYLELAARDSAIRTIDATQSLDDVTRDIQQTVTQWLQEQQA from the coding sequence ATGCGCAGTAAATACATTGTCATTGAGGGACTCGAAGGGGCGGGTAAAACCACCGCCCGTAACGTGGTAGTGGATACGCTGAAATCGCTTGGCGTCGCTGACATGGTCTTTACCCGTGAGCCGGGCGGTACTCAGCTGGCGGAGAAACTGCGCAGTCTGGTGCTGGATATTAAATCCGTTGGCGACGAGGTTATTACTGACAAAGCCGAAGTGCTGATGTTCTATGCGGCGCGCGTCCAGCTGGTTGAGACCGTGATTAAACCTGCGCTGGCCGACGGCAAGTGGGTGATCGGTGACCGTCACGATCTGTCGACTCAGGCCTATCAGGGTGGCGGACGCGGTATTGACCAGGCGATGCTGGCAACCCTTCGCGATGCCGTACTGGGGGATTTTCGCCCGGACCTGACCCTCTACCTGGATGTGACCCCGGAAGTGGGCCTCAGGCGCGCCCGCGCGCGCGGCGAACTGGACCGCATTGAGCAAGAGTCATTCGATTTCTTTAACCGCACGCGCGCGCGCTATCTTGAGCTGGCCGCACGGGACAGCGCAATTCGTACCATTGACGCCACGCAATCTCTGGACGACGTCACGCGCGATATTCAACAGACCGTTACGCAGTGGCTACAGGAGCAGCAGGCATGA
- the holB gene encoding DNA polymerase III subunit delta' translates to MKWYPWLRPHFEQLIASYQAGRGHHALLIQALPGMGDDALIYAITRFLMCQQPEGHKSCGKCRGCQLMQAGTHPDYYTLEPEKGKSALGIDAVREVSEKLYEHARLGGAKVVWLNDAAWLTEAAANALLKTLEEPPEKTWFFLSCRDPGRLLATLRSRCRLHHLAVPQESWALSWLEREVTTSQESALSALRLSSGAPAAALALLQPDVWSQRETLCRAVEASLNNQDWLSLLPALNSDRAVERLHWLASLLLDALKIQQGATLLTNPDAWPLVNMLASRLTGASLHAILHDVCESREQLLTVTGLNRELLLTDQLLRIEHYLQPGVTPPVSHL, encoded by the coding sequence ATGAAATGGTATCCATGGTTGCGCCCGCACTTTGAACAGCTGATCGCCAGCTATCAGGCCGGTCGGGGGCATCATGCGTTACTGATTCAGGCGTTGCCGGGAATGGGGGATGATGCGTTGATCTACGCCATCACTCGTTTTCTGATGTGCCAGCAGCCGGAAGGGCATAAAAGCTGCGGTAAATGCCGCGGCTGCCAGCTGATGCAGGCTGGCACGCATCCTGACTATTACACGCTTGAGCCTGAGAAGGGCAAAAGCGCGCTTGGCATTGATGCCGTGCGTGAAGTCAGCGAGAAACTGTACGAACATGCGCGTCTGGGCGGGGCAAAAGTGGTCTGGCTCAACGACGCTGCGTGGCTTACCGAGGCGGCGGCGAACGCGCTGCTTAAAACCCTGGAAGAGCCGCCGGAAAAGACGTGGTTTTTCCTTTCCTGCCGGGACCCGGGACGTTTACTGGCGACGCTGCGCAGCCGTTGTCGTCTTCATCATCTCGCGGTGCCTCAGGAATCGTGGGCGTTGAGCTGGCTTGAGCGAGAGGTGACAACGTCACAAGAGAGTGCGTTGTCTGCGCTGCGCCTCAGCAGCGGCGCCCCCGCGGCGGCGCTGGCATTACTACAGCCTGACGTCTGGTCGCAGCGAGAAACGCTCTGCCGGGCCGTTGAGGCTTCACTTAACAACCAGGACTGGCTGAGTTTACTGCCTGCGCTGAATAGCGATCGGGCCGTCGAGCGTCTGCACTGGCTGGCCTCCTTATTGCTCGATGCGCTAAAAATCCAGCAAGGAGCTACGCTGCTGACTAACCCGGACGCGTGGCCCCTGGTGAACATGCTGGCGAGCCGCCTTACAGGCGCGTCTCTGCACGCTATCCTTCATGATGTTTGCGAGAGCCGCGAACAGCTTTTAACCGTGACGGGTCTTAATCGCGAGCTTTTGCTGACCGACCAGTTACTGCGTATTGAACACTACCTGCAACCGGGCGTTACGCCGCCTGTTTCCCATCTCTGA
- a CDS encoding metal-dependent hydrolase produces MFLVDSHCHLDGLDYQSLHNDVDDVLAKAAARDVKFCLAVATTLPGYRSMRELVGVRDNVVFSCGVHPLNQDEEYDVEELRRLAAEAGVVAMGETGLDYFYTPETKARQQASFRNHIRIGRELNKPIIVHTRDARADTLAILREENVTDCGGVLHCFTEDRETAGKLLDLGFYISFSGIVTFRNAEQLRDAARYVPLDRILVETDSPYLAPVPHRGKENQPAMTRDVAEYMAVLKGVSIEELARVTTQNFSALFHIDPARLQSV; encoded by the coding sequence ATGTTTTTAGTCGACTCACACTGCCATCTTGATGGCCTGGATTATCAATCCCTGCACAACGACGTGGATGACGTGCTGGCAAAAGCCGCTGCCCGCGATGTGAAATTTTGTCTTGCGGTGGCGACGACGCTGCCGGGGTATCGCTCAATGCGTGAGCTGGTGGGCGTTCGCGATAACGTGGTGTTCTCCTGCGGCGTTCATCCGCTGAACCAGGATGAAGAGTATGACGTAGAAGAGCTGCGCCGACTGGCAGCAGAAGCGGGCGTCGTGGCGATGGGTGAAACCGGGCTGGACTATTTTTACACGCCGGAAACGAAAGCGCGCCAGCAGGCGTCTTTCCGCAACCATATTCGCATCGGCCGCGAACTGAATAAACCGATCATCGTACATACGCGCGATGCGCGCGCCGATACGCTGGCGATCCTCCGGGAAGAAAACGTGACGGATTGCGGTGGCGTACTACACTGTTTCACAGAAGACAGAGAAACGGCGGGTAAACTGCTTGATTTGGGGTTTTATATTTCGTTTTCCGGGATCGTGACGTTCCGTAACGCTGAGCAGCTCCGTGATGCTGCGCGCTATGTCCCGCTCGATCGCATTCTGGTGGAAACAGACTCTCCGTATCTGGCGCCGGTACCGCATCGCGGTAAAGAGAACCAGCCGGCCATGACGCGAGACGTCGCAGAGTACATGGCCGTGCTTAAAGGCGTCAGTATCGAAGAGCTGGCCCGCGTCACGACGCAAAACTTCTCTGCGCTGTTCCATATCGACCCCGCCCGCCTGCAATCCGTCTGA
- the ptsG gene encoding PTS glucose transporter subunit IIBC: MFKNAFANLQKVGKSLMLPVSVLPIAGILLGVGSANFSWLPAVVSHVMAEAGGSVFANMPLIFAIGVALGFTNNDGVSALAAVVAYGIMVKTMAVVAPLVLHLPAEEIAAKHLADTGVLGGIISGAIAAYMFNRFYRIKLPEYLGFFAGKRFVPIISGLAAIFTGVILSFIWPPIGSAIQTFSQWAAYQNPVVAFGIYGFIERCLVPFGLHHIWNVPFQMQIGEFTNAAGQVFHGDIPRYMAGDPTAGKLSGGFLFKMYGLPAAAIAIWHSAKPENRAKVGGIMISAALTSFLTGITEPIEFSFMFVAPILYIIHAVLAGLAFPICILLGMRDGTSFSHGLIDFIVLSGNSSKLWLFPIVGACYAVVYYTIFRVLIKALDLKTPGREDATEDSKAGATSEMAPALVAAFGGKENITNLDACITRLRVSVADVAKVDQPGLKKLGAAGVVVAGSGVQAIFGTKSDNLKTEMDEYIRNS, from the coding sequence ATGTTTAAGAATGCATTTGCTAACCTGCAAAAGGTCGGTAAATCGCTGATGCTGCCAGTATCCGTACTGCCTATCGCAGGTATCCTGCTGGGTGTCGGTTCTGCTAACTTCAGCTGGCTGCCAGCCGTAGTTTCCCATGTGATGGCTGAAGCAGGCGGTTCCGTCTTTGCTAACATGCCTCTGATCTTCGCTATCGGTGTGGCGCTGGGCTTCACCAATAACGACGGCGTTTCTGCGCTGGCTGCAGTGGTTGCTTACGGCATCATGGTGAAAACCATGGCTGTGGTTGCGCCGCTGGTTCTGCATTTACCTGCAGAAGAGATTGCCGCGAAACACCTGGCAGATACCGGTGTTCTGGGCGGTATCATCTCCGGTGCGATTGCAGCGTATATGTTCAACCGCTTCTATCGCATCAAGCTGCCTGAGTATCTGGGCTTCTTCGCGGGCAAGCGTTTTGTTCCGATCATTTCTGGTCTGGCAGCGATTTTCACTGGCGTGATCCTGTCCTTCATCTGGCCACCAATCGGTTCCGCTATCCAGACCTTCTCTCAGTGGGCTGCTTACCAGAACCCGGTTGTCGCGTTCGGTATCTACGGCTTCATCGAGCGTTGCCTGGTGCCATTCGGTCTGCACCACATCTGGAACGTTCCATTCCAGATGCAGATTGGTGAATTCACCAACGCAGCAGGTCAGGTGTTCCACGGCGATATCCCACGTTACATGGCGGGTGACCCAACTGCAGGTAAACTGTCTGGTGGCTTCCTGTTCAAAATGTACGGCCTGCCGGCTGCTGCGATTGCAATCTGGCACTCTGCTAAGCCAGAAAACCGTGCAAAAGTGGGCGGTATCATGATCTCTGCAGCGCTGACCTCGTTCCTGACCGGTATCACCGAGCCGATCGAGTTCTCCTTCATGTTCGTTGCGCCAATCCTGTACATCATCCACGCTGTACTGGCTGGCCTGGCGTTCCCAATCTGTATCCTGCTGGGTATGCGTGACGGTACGTCCTTCTCTCACGGCCTGATCGACTTTATCGTTCTGTCCGGTAACAGCAGCAAGCTGTGGCTGTTCCCAATCGTGGGTGCGTGCTACGCCGTTGTTTACTACACCATCTTCCGCGTGCTGATCAAAGCACTGGACCTGAAAACTCCGGGTCGTGAAGATGCAACTGAAGACAGCAAAGCAGGCGCGACCAGCGAAATGGCTCCGGCACTGGTTGCTGCGTTCGGCGGTAAAGAGAACATCACTAACCTGGACGCGTGCATCACTCGTCTGCGTGTGAGCGTTGCCGACGTTGCGAAAGTGGACCAGCCGGGTCTGAAAAAACTGGGTGCAGCGGGCGTGGTTGTTGCAGGTTCGGGCGTTCAGGCTATCTTCGGTACTAAATCCGATAACCTGAAAACCGAAATGGATGAGTACATCCGCAACAGCTAA
- the fhuE gene encoding ferric-rhodotorulic acid/ferric-coprogen receptor FhuE, whose amino-acid sequence MSFIDHTRDGQRQPVATPSLLAACIAMALTPATAFAASATEDTVVVDGGFDNTQDPSASQDRDYSVKTTTTGTKLLLVPRDIPQSVSVISQQRMADQNLQSIGQVLTNTTGVTAQVQDSDRTVFYSRGFFVSNYAFDDLPTSISEVWNFGDTAADTAIYDRIEVVRGATGLMSGTGNPAAYVNMVRKHADSNEFKGNVSASYGSWDKQRYVLDLQAPLVESGKVRGRLITGYQDNDSFVDNYHYRKKFLYGVVDADVTDSTTLSVGYEYQESHTADPTWGGLPTWYSDGSKTDYNRSQTVAPDWAYSDKDSTRIFANLTQRFDNGWEAHVNGMHAETNFDSKLMYMSGYPEKETGAGMVGYGGWNRGERKQDAVDAFLRGGFDLFGRQHEMMFGGSFSRQRNHYDNRMPDALYGMVDVGNFKNWNGNIADPQWTPWKLYSQDDIRQSSAYTSARFSLADPLHLILGARYTNYNIRYNPAGSPDTRLESTEDDVTPYAGLVYDINEDWSTYVSYTSIFQPQDKRDASGRYLDPTTGKSYEAGVKADWFNTRLTTSLAIFRIEQDNVASNTYTYMPSGESIYESLDGVVSKGIEFELNGALTDNWQLTFGATRYIAEDKNGSAVSSDQPRTTMKLFTRYQLPMLPALTVGGGVNWQNKVWTDVDGGPAGQSRAEQGSYGLVNLFSRYQVTKDFAIQANVNNLFDKEYYDYVGSYVVYGAPLNVSVSASYDF is encoded by the coding sequence ATGTCTTTCATTGATCATACCAGGGATGGGCAACGTCAGCCTGTCGCAACGCCTTCGTTGCTGGCAGCCTGTATTGCTATGGCATTGACGCCAGCCACCGCTTTCGCTGCATCAGCAACCGAAGACACCGTCGTCGTGGATGGAGGTTTTGACAATACGCAGGATCCTTCCGCAAGTCAGGACCGGGATTACAGCGTAAAAACCACCACCACCGGCACAAAGCTGTTGCTGGTTCCCCGTGATATCCCACAGTCCGTTAGCGTCATTAGCCAACAGCGCATGGCGGATCAGAACCTGCAGTCTATCGGCCAGGTGTTAACCAACACGACTGGCGTAACAGCGCAGGTGCAGGACAGCGATCGTACCGTATTTTACTCGCGCGGATTTTTCGTCAGTAACTACGCTTTTGACGACCTGCCAACCTCCATCAGCGAAGTGTGGAACTTCGGCGACACCGCCGCCGATACCGCGATTTACGACCGTATCGAAGTGGTTCGCGGCGCGACCGGGCTGATGTCCGGCACCGGTAACCCGGCGGCGTACGTCAATATGGTGCGTAAGCATGCGGACAGCAATGAGTTCAAAGGCAATGTCTCGGCCAGCTACGGCAGCTGGGACAAACAGCGCTACGTGCTGGATCTCCAGGCACCGCTGGTAGAGTCCGGGAAGGTACGAGGACGCCTGATTACGGGCTATCAGGACAACGACAGCTTCGTTGATAACTACCACTACCGGAAAAAGTTCCTCTACGGCGTGGTGGATGCGGACGTCACCGACAGCACCACCCTCTCTGTAGGGTATGAATATCAGGAAAGCCACACCGCCGATCCAACCTGGGGCGGATTGCCGACCTGGTACAGCGACGGGAGTAAAACCGACTACAATCGCAGCCAGACCGTCGCGCCTGACTGGGCCTACTCAGACAAGGATAGCACCCGCATCTTCGCTAACCTGACCCAGCGTTTCGACAACGGCTGGGAAGCGCACGTCAACGGCATGCACGCGGAGACCAACTTCGACAGCAAGCTGATGTATATGTCCGGCTATCCGGAAAAAGAGACCGGGGCGGGCATGGTTGGCTACGGCGGCTGGAACAGAGGTGAACGCAAACAGGATGCGGTTGATGCCTTCCTGCGCGGCGGCTTCGATCTTTTCGGCCGCCAGCATGAGATGATGTTTGGCGGCAGCTTCAGCCGACAGCGCAACCACTATGACAACAGAATGCCGGATGCGCTGTACGGCATGGTGGACGTGGGGAATTTCAAAAACTGGAACGGAAATATCGCCGATCCGCAGTGGACGCCCTGGAAGCTCTACAGCCAGGATGACATTCGCCAGTCCTCAGCGTACACCTCCGCCCGCTTCTCGCTGGCTGACCCGCTGCACCTGATCCTCGGGGCGCGCTACACCAACTACAACATTCGCTATAACCCGGCGGGCTCTCCTGACACCCGTCTGGAAAGCACTGAAGATGACGTAACGCCTTACGCGGGCCTGGTCTACGATATCAACGAAGACTGGTCGACCTACGTCAGCTATACCTCCATCTTCCAGCCGCAGGACAAGCGCGACGCCAGCGGACGTTATCTCGATCCAACCACGGGCAAAAGCTACGAAGCCGGTGTTAAAGCAGACTGGTTTAATACCCGTCTGACCACCTCGCTGGCGATTTTCCGCATCGAGCAGGATAACGTGGCGAGCAACACCTATACCTACATGCCGAGCGGTGAGTCGATTTATGAATCGCTGGACGGCGTGGTCAGCAAAGGGATTGAGTTCGAGCTGAACGGCGCCCTGACCGATAACTGGCAGCTGACGTTCGGCGCGACCCGCTACATTGCGGAAGATAAGAACGGCAGCGCTGTCAGTTCCGATCAGCCGCGCACGACAATGAAGCTGTTTACCCGTTATCAACTGCCAATGCTGCCGGCGCTGACGGTGGGCGGTGGCGTAAACTGGCAGAACAAAGTGTGGACGGATGTGGACGGTGGCCCGGCGGGACAATCCCGCGCAGAGCAAGGCAGCTACGGACTGGTTAACCTGTTCAGCCGCTATCAGGTCACCAAAGATTTTGCTATTCAGGCGAACGTCAACAACCTGTTCGACAAAGAGTATTACGATTACGTCGGCTCTTACGTGGTTTATGGCGCACCGCTGAACGTTTCAGTGAGCGCAAGCTACGACTTCTGA
- the hinT gene encoding purine nucleoside phosphoramidase, translated as MAEETIFSKIIRREIPSDIVYQDELVTAFRDISPQAPTHILIIPNILIPTVNDVKTEHEVALGRMLTVAAKIAEQEGIAEDGYRLIMNCNRHGGQEVYHIHMHLLGGRPLGPMLAHKGL; from the coding sequence ATGGCTGAAGAAACGATTTTCAGTAAAATTATTCGCCGCGAAATCCCGTCGGATATCGTCTATCAGGATGAACTGGTAACGGCTTTCCGGGACATTTCCCCTCAGGCACCGACACACATCCTTATCATTCCTAATATTCTGATTCCGACCGTAAACGACGTAAAAACCGAGCACGAAGTGGCGTTAGGTCGTATGCTGACGGTGGCGGCGAAAATTGCCGAGCAGGAAGGCATAGCGGAAGACGGTTATCGTCTGATCATGAACTGTAATCGTCATGGCGGCCAGGAAGTTTATCATATTCACATGCATCTGCTGGGTGGACGTCCGCTGGGACCGATGCTGGCTCACAAAGGTCTGTAA
- a CDS encoding YcfL family protein — MFKGRIAALVMTMMVVGCSTRPAIPVSDEQTLVMESSVLAAGITAQQPALTISEIKSSASSTLYNERNEPVTVHYRFFWYDVRGLEMHPLEAPRSVTLPARSSVTLYDSASYLGAHKVRLYLYL; from the coding sequence ATGTTTAAAGGGCGTATTGCAGCGCTGGTAATGACGATGATGGTTGTGGGGTGCAGCACGCGTCCGGCGATCCCCGTCAGCGATGAACAGACGCTGGTGATGGAATCCTCCGTGCTGGCTGCGGGCATCACGGCGCAACAGCCCGCACTGACCATCAGTGAAATTAAATCTTCTGCCTCCTCTACGCTCTATAACGAAAGAAATGAACCGGTGACGGTCCACTACCGTTTTTTCTGGTATGACGTAAGAGGTCTTGAGATGCACCCGCTGGAGGCGCCGCGCAGCGTCACTCTTCCGGCAAGGTCGTCGGTAACGCTCTATGACAGCGCCAGCTATCTGGGTGCGCATAAGGTGAGACTTTATCTTTATCTCTAA